Proteins encoded in a region of the Myxococcus guangdongensis genome:
- a CDS encoding VOC family protein: METSRPFRILGVQQIAIGAADKAPLRKLWVDLLGLTPHSTYRSERENVDEDIVTAGAGPFKVEVDLMQPINPEGKPRVHETPLNHVGLWVDDLPVAVAWLEKQGLRFAPGGIRKGAAGFDICFVHPKANEQFPYSGEGVLIELVQAPPEVVSAFEKLASASH, from the coding sequence ATGGAGACCTCGAGACCCTTCCGAATCCTGGGCGTCCAGCAGATCGCCATCGGCGCCGCCGACAAGGCCCCCCTGCGCAAGCTGTGGGTGGACCTGCTGGGCCTGACGCCTCACTCCACCTATCGCAGCGAGCGCGAGAACGTGGACGAGGACATCGTCACGGCCGGCGCGGGCCCCTTCAAGGTGGAGGTGGACCTGATGCAGCCCATCAACCCCGAGGGCAAGCCCCGGGTCCACGAGACGCCGCTCAACCACGTGGGCCTGTGGGTGGATGACCTGCCCGTCGCCGTGGCGTGGTTGGAGAAGCAGGGCCTGCGCTTCGCCCCCGGTGGCATCCGCAAGGGCGCCGCGGGCTTCGACATCTGCTTCGTGCACCCCAAGGCCAACGAGCAGTTCCCCTACAGCGGAGAGGGTGTGCTCATCGAACTGGTGCAGGCCCCGCCGGAGGTCGTCTCCGCCTTCGAGAAGCTGGCGTCAGCCTCCCACTGA
- a CDS encoding heparan-alpha-glucosaminide N-acetyltransferase domain-containing protein, translating to MSPSPTLAVSQERVRAIDWLRGIAVLFMVQTHSLALLTPELRKSVWVGRLLKVDGLVAPAFIFSAGFALALVMVRSAAAGTLRERVPRNLRRTFEVLLVASLVNWAWFPLLSEPQWLLRMDILQCVGVCLLLMLPVAALLSSRPRVLAGLSLTLAFTVFAVAPLGEQVTGPWATLTNKSSFAPFPLLPWLGFGWLGAFAGTLAGAWGRRVLTLALLALVTVGAVGAASGDFLFQLYPHHRFFVANPSNSAARFAWVCAVLLGLMWLEGRVPETSAPSRTRRFIEVFGTSSLSAYFFHEMLLFYRIGGVFSFQRFWGDQSDWPRYWLLTAVLIVATWMLCLAWDGLERLVKSALRAVTKRPRGALTSVGG from the coding sequence GTGAGCCCATCCCCCACCCTCGCCGTGTCCCAAGAGCGCGTGCGCGCCATCGACTGGCTGCGCGGCATCGCCGTGCTGTTCATGGTCCAGACGCACTCGCTGGCCCTGCTCACCCCGGAGCTGCGCAAGAGCGTCTGGGTGGGCCGCCTGCTCAAGGTGGATGGACTGGTGGCCCCCGCCTTCATCTTCTCCGCGGGCTTCGCCCTGGCGCTGGTCATGGTGCGCAGCGCCGCCGCGGGGACGCTGCGCGAGCGCGTGCCGCGAAACCTCCGCCGCACCTTCGAGGTGCTGCTGGTGGCCTCGCTGGTCAACTGGGCCTGGTTCCCCCTGCTGAGCGAACCCCAGTGGCTCTTGCGCATGGACATCCTCCAGTGCGTGGGCGTGTGTCTGCTCCTGATGCTGCCGGTGGCCGCCCTGCTTTCCTCGCGTCCCCGCGTGCTCGCGGGCCTGAGCCTGACGCTGGCCTTCACCGTCTTCGCGGTGGCGCCGCTGGGAGAGCAGGTGACGGGGCCGTGGGCCACGCTGACGAACAAGTCCTCCTTCGCGCCGTTCCCCCTGCTGCCGTGGCTGGGCTTCGGGTGGCTGGGGGCGTTCGCGGGCACGCTCGCGGGGGCGTGGGGCCGGCGCGTGCTGACCCTGGCCTTGTTGGCGCTGGTGACGGTGGGCGCCGTGGGCGCGGCGTCCGGAGACTTCCTCTTCCAGCTCTATCCGCACCACCGCTTCTTCGTGGCCAACCCGTCCAACTCGGCGGCGCGCTTCGCGTGGGTGTGCGCGGTGCTGCTCGGGCTGATGTGGCTGGAGGGGCGCGTGCCGGAGACGAGCGCGCCGTCGCGGACGCGGCGGTTCATCGAGGTGTTCGGCACCTCGTCGCTCTCCGCGTACTTCTTCCACGAGATGCTGCTGTTCTATCGAATCGGAGGCGTCTTCTCGTTCCAGCGCTTCTGGGGGGACCAGAGCGACTGGCCTCGATACTGGCTGCTCACCGCCGTGCTCATCGTCGCCACGTGGATGTTGTGTCTGGCGTGGGATGGGCTGGAGCGCCTGGTGAAGAGCGCGCTCCGGGCCGTGACGAAGCGACCGCGCGGGGCGCTGACGTCAGTGGGAGGCTGA
- a CDS encoding pirin family protein, whose amino-acid sequence MPWPTPDPFLFCVHHVDAYPQGNEQLGPTASLAGRQLGQDFEGRDGWNMYHGTVVPGFPQHPHRGFETVTIVRSGLLDHSDSLGAAARFGGGDVQWLTAGSGVLHSEMFPLLKKDAPNPVELFQIWLNLPSADKLVAPHFSMLWNHAIPRQVVKDEAGRTTEITVVAGTLGDAKPPSPPPKSWAARGDSDVAIWTVKLAPGARWTLPAAQRGSNRFVYFFKGSALKVGGREVPARHVLQLRPDADALLENGPEETELLMLQGRPINEPVVQHGPFVMNSRQEIVQAFNDYQRTQFGGWPWKSDDPVHAREEGRFARHADGRLERPA is encoded by the coding sequence ATGCCCTGGCCCACGCCGGACCCGTTCCTGTTCTGCGTCCACCACGTCGACGCCTACCCCCAGGGCAACGAACAGCTGGGGCCCACCGCGTCGCTGGCGGGCCGGCAGCTGGGCCAGGACTTCGAGGGCCGCGACGGCTGGAACATGTACCACGGCACCGTGGTGCCGGGCTTCCCGCAGCACCCGCACCGGGGCTTCGAGACGGTGACCATCGTGCGCAGCGGGCTGTTGGACCACTCGGACTCGCTCGGCGCCGCGGCGCGCTTCGGCGGCGGGGACGTGCAGTGGCTCACGGCGGGCAGCGGCGTGCTGCACTCGGAGATGTTCCCGCTCCTGAAGAAGGACGCGCCCAACCCCGTGGAGCTGTTTCAGATCTGGCTCAACCTGCCGAGCGCCGACAAGCTCGTGGCGCCGCACTTCTCCATGCTCTGGAACCACGCCATCCCGCGTCAGGTGGTGAAGGACGAGGCGGGGCGCACCACCGAAATCACCGTGGTGGCCGGCACGTTGGGGGACGCGAAGCCGCCGTCGCCTCCGCCGAAGTCGTGGGCCGCGCGCGGGGACTCGGACGTGGCCATCTGGACGGTGAAGCTGGCGCCCGGCGCGCGGTGGACGCTGCCCGCCGCCCAGCGCGGCAGCAACCGCTTCGTGTACTTCTTCAAGGGCTCCGCGCTGAAGGTCGGCGGCCGCGAGGTCCCCGCCCGGCATGTGCTGCAGCTGCGTCCGGACGCCGACGCGCTGCTGGAGAACGGCCCGGAAGAGACGGAGCTGCTCATGCTCCAGGGGCGTCCCATCAACGAGCCCGTCGTGCAGCACGGACCGTTCGTCATGAACTCGCGGCAGGAGATCGTCCAGGCGTTCAACGACTACCAGCGCACCCAGTTCGGCGGGTGGCCCTGGAAGAGCGATGACCCGGTGCACGCGCGGGAGGAGGGCCGCTTCGCCCGGCACGCGGATGGTCGGCTGGAGCGGCCGGCCTGA
- a CDS encoding MFS transporter yields the protein MSSQRGSRLASIAVASALFMEFVDSTALSTALPTLSAAFGTDPIHLKLALTSYILALAVLAPASGWVADRFGPRRVFLVAMSVFLLGSVLCGFSRTLPQLVLFRTLQGLGGALMTPVGRLIVVGSAPREKLVSALSWFTMPALVGPLIGPPIAGLILGVADWPWIFFVNVPVGLLGMLAVARFVPELPQPHPGPFDWKGYAIAAVAITLTIVAVETLGVGLVPLETQLGMALVAVGAGVLYVRHALPRHRPVLDVRLVKVATFRASIAGGGLVRMGLGATPFLLPLLLQVGLGWGPFEAGMMTIGTGLGAMSCKPLAPWVIRKLGFRATLTGSNLAAAVLTAVPALFRVGTPIPVIVATLFVSGFVRSLQFTAINAVAYADIPPEKMSQASTMAVVTQQMALSVGISFGALMLHLARGAGELPLTPDRFLMPFIAIGVVSSLAGFLFRRLPEDAGSRIGGRAAR from the coding sequence GTGTCCTCCCAGAGAGGCTCCCGGCTGGCGTCCATCGCGGTGGCGAGCGCGCTGTTCATGGAGTTCGTCGACTCGACCGCGCTGTCCACCGCGCTGCCGACGTTGTCCGCGGCCTTCGGCACGGACCCCATCCACCTCAAGCTGGCGCTGACGTCGTACATCCTGGCCCTGGCCGTGCTCGCGCCGGCGAGCGGCTGGGTGGCGGACCGCTTCGGGCCTCGTCGCGTCTTCCTGGTCGCGATGAGCGTGTTCCTGCTGGGCTCGGTGCTGTGCGGCTTCTCTCGCACGCTGCCGCAGCTGGTCCTCTTCCGCACGCTGCAGGGCCTGGGCGGCGCGCTGATGACGCCCGTGGGGCGGCTCATCGTGGTGGGCTCGGCCCCGCGCGAGAAGCTGGTGTCCGCGCTGAGCTGGTTCACCATGCCCGCGCTCGTGGGACCCCTCATCGGTCCACCCATCGCGGGGCTCATCCTGGGCGTGGCGGACTGGCCGTGGATCTTCTTCGTCAACGTGCCGGTGGGCCTGTTGGGCATGCTCGCGGTGGCGCGCTTCGTGCCAGAGCTGCCCCAGCCGCACCCGGGGCCGTTCGACTGGAAGGGCTATGCCATCGCCGCCGTGGCGATCACCTTGACGATTGTCGCGGTGGAGACGCTGGGCGTGGGGCTGGTGCCCCTGGAGACGCAGCTGGGCATGGCGCTGGTGGCTGTCGGCGCGGGCGTGCTCTACGTGCGCCACGCGCTGCCGCGCCATCGTCCCGTGCTGGACGTGCGGCTGGTCAAGGTGGCCACGTTCCGCGCCAGCATCGCGGGCGGAGGGCTGGTGCGGATGGGGCTGGGCGCGACGCCCTTCTTGCTGCCCTTGCTGCTGCAGGTGGGCCTGGGATGGGGCCCCTTCGAGGCGGGGATGATGACCATCGGCACGGGCCTGGGGGCCATGTCCTGCAAGCCGCTGGCGCCGTGGGTCATCCGCAAGCTCGGCTTCCGAGCCACGCTGACGGGCTCCAACCTGGCCGCCGCGGTGCTGACGGCCGTGCCGGCGTTGTTCCGCGTGGGTACGCCCATCCCGGTCATCGTCGCCACGCTGTTCGTCAGCGGCTTCGTGCGCTCGCTCCAGTTCACCGCCATCAACGCCGTGGCCTATGCGGACATCCCCCCGGAGAAGATGAGCCAGGCGTCGACCATGGCGGTGGTGACGCAGCAGATGGCGTTGAGCGTGGGCATCAGCTTCGGCGCGCTCATGCTGCACCTGGCGCGCGGAGCCGGAGAGCTGCCCCTGACGCCAGACCGCTTCCTGATGCCCTTCATCGCCATCGGCGTGGTGTCCTCGCTGGCGGGGTTCTTGTTCCGCCGGCTGCCCGAGGACGCGGGCTCGCGCATCGGCGGACGCGCGGCGCGCTGA